Below is a genomic region from Pseudomonas svalbardensis.
ATCACGCACGCTCCACACACCCATGACTACGTTCTCAATCAGGCGCCGGTCTTCTGAAGACCAGCAGTTTGCCGGTGGCTCGCTGCACGACCTTGTCGTTTTGATTGAGTGTTTCCATGAACAGGGTCACCACACCCCGGTCTGGTTTGGTGCTGGATGGATCGATGGCCTGCACGGTGCATTGCAAACGCAACAGATCGTCCGGGTAGGTCGGCGTCGGCCAGCTCAATTCGATGCCCAGGCCGATGATCCCGTCTGCCAATGGCACGCTTTCCACCAGCAGCTTCATGGTCAGGGCGGCGGTGTTCCAGCCACTGGCTGCCAGACCACGGAACAGGCTCAGTTCGGCGGCTTCAGGATCGAGGTGAAACGGTTGCGGGTCGAACTCCTGAGCAAAGGCCAGCATCGACGCTCGATGGACACGCAAGCTGTCGCTTTCGAACTGCTGACCCAGGCTCAGGTCATCGAGGTAGAGTTTTTCCCAGGAATGGATGGTCATGATTCAACCCTCTCTAGGCGTAGCGGATGTCGCTGAGGTCGATAGCCACCCTCAAGACATCCTTGTCTGGCTGCCCGTCTGCTTCAACGGAGTCATGGACATACTGCGCGGCAGGCAGGCCGCCACTCACGTCCACGTCGTAGTCGTGTCGACGAAGCAGGAAGTCCTCGCCGAAGTAGAAATCCTGCACCGCGCAGTGAGTGGCGATGTTCTCGGGAAAGGCCGTCCGTTGATCAGGCCCACCGAATGGCATCACCGAAGCGCGCTGATGATGCAGCCAAACGGTCATCTGGCGGGGCGCACTGTCCTGCGTCAGCCCTTTCATGCCCCACAGCGAGCCGCCGGTCACGAGCGTGGCGCGAACTTTACTGAAGTGGTTCCAGCGTTCCAGACCACCATGGGCGATCAGCACCTGGTCCAGCAGTGGATGATTCTGTGCAGTCATGGCGGCAGCCCTGCTCGTCAGGACGAGTGGCCTGAACACCTTTCATGCTAGCGCAAGCCCGGCCAGTCATAACATCGGCGGGACGTCCGGTCTGTTCTGCGGCTGATCTTCCACCCATTGCCAAAACAACTGATAGCCGACCGCAAGCACCACCGGGCCGATGAACAGCCCGAGGATGCCACTGGTGACCATGCCGCCGAGGGCACCGATCAACACCACCGGCATCGGCACATCGACACCGCGCCCCAGCAGCAAAGGCTTGAGTACGTTATCCACCAGGCCGGCAACGAACACATAGATGGCGAAGATGATGGTCGCCGTGCTGGCCCCCTCGGTGGCGAACACAAAGGCAATCACGGGCAGCGTAATCAGCGTCGCCGGCAATTGCATGATGCCGAGCAGCAGCACCGCCAAGGCAAGCAGCCCGGCACCGGGGACGCCCATGAGCACGAATCCGATCCCCACCAGCAGCATCTGGATGAAGGCGATGCCGACCACCCCCAGCGCGACCGCACGGATCGTTGCGGTACACAGTTCGGCGATTTTCGGTCCCTTGCCCGGATCGCTGACGCGGGTCGCGATCTGTACCGCGCTGCGCCTGCCGCTCTCGCCATAGGCCATGAAGATGCCGGCGATGATCAATGCAAAGATAAAGGTGAGGAACCCCATGCCGACGCCGGCCAGTTTGCCCAGGAAACTCACGCTGAAATGTTTTATCTGCGGCAGGTACTTCGCTGCCAGGTCGGGAAGATCGGTTGAGGCCTGCAGCCATACAGCCGAGACTGACTTGCCCACTAACGGCCAGTCAGCGACTGAGTCAGCGGGTGGCGGAATATGGAAGTTGCCGTCCTTGACGGTGGTCATGGCATGCGCGACCGAATCGGCAATCGAGGTGACCAACAGATAGATCGGCACCATGAGCACTACGATAGCAATCAGCACAATCAGCGTCGCAATGTGGCCGTCTTTCTGAGCCAGCGGCCCCTTGAGCCGTTCTTGCAGCGGATAAAGGGTGATCGCCAGGATCAGCGACCACAGCATGAGGTCGCGGAACGGGCTGAAGATCTCAAAGCAGAACAGCACCAGTACGGCAATCAGTCCGGCACGGATCAAAACATCGAGCAGACTGCGTGTGAACGCCTTCTCGGAACTGGATGTGGGCACCATTGCTGCCTCCTTGCAGATCGCTGCAGGGGGATGAGATCGGTTAGCCCAGCATAGACGTTCAGTTGGATAATTGACTGGATGGGTTGAAAGCGAAGCGTTGATTGGGTGATTCTGGATTTTGTGCCTGGCTCAGGATCCACCCCTCACCCCAGCCCTCTCCCCACAGGGGAGAGGGGGAAAGGGGGCAGATCTCCATGTGCTTCTATACCTGAGTTCGACTCGGGCTTTCAGGTCGATGTAACTCTAAGAACAACTCGGTCAGTCCCCTCTACCCTCTGGGGCGGTCCGACGTTTCGGGAGGGTTAGGGTGAGGGGTGGATTCATCTGACACCCCTGTTACCCCTGCGCGCATCACCGCAGTTTCAGCGGATCGACCAGTTC
It encodes:
- a CDS encoding MaoC family dehydratase; the protein is MTIHSWEKLYLDDLSLGQQFESDSLRVHRASMLAFAQEFDPQPFHLDPEAAELSLFRGLAASGWNTAALTMKLLVESVPLADGIIGLGIELSWPTPTYPDDLLRLQCTVQAIDPSSTKPDRGVVTLFMETLNQNDKVVQRATGKLLVFRRPAPD
- a CDS encoding AI-2E family transporter, giving the protein MVPTSSSEKAFTRSLLDVLIRAGLIAVLVLFCFEIFSPFRDLMLWSLILAITLYPLQERLKGPLAQKDGHIATLIVLIAIVVLMVPIYLLVTSIADSVAHAMTTVKDGNFHIPPPADSVADWPLVGKSVSAVWLQASTDLPDLAAKYLPQIKHFSVSFLGKLAGVGMGFLTFIFALIIAGIFMAYGESGRRSAVQIATRVSDPGKGPKIAELCTATIRAVALGVVGIAFIQMLLVGIGFVLMGVPGAGLLALAVLLLGIMQLPATLITLPVIAFVFATEGASTATIIFAIYVFVAGLVDNVLKPLLLGRGVDVPMPVVLIGALGGMVTSGILGLFIGPVVLAVGYQLFWQWVEDQPQNRPDVPPML